The genomic stretch CGAACAGGAAGGGACCTTCCCCTTGCCGGAAGCGCAGCTCGACCGCTTCTTGATGCATGTCGAAATTGGCTACCCGGATGCAACGATGGAAGGCGAGATTCTGCGCATCGCGCGCGCAGCCGCACGCGAGGCCACGCACGCAACGCCGAGCGACACGGTGCATGCCTTAGGGCAAGCAGACATCTTTGCAGCGCGCGAAGCAGTCCTCGACGTACACATGAGTGAGGCGCTTGAGCGCTATTTGGTGGAAATCATCATGGCCTCACGAAAGCCAAGCGCCTATGACGCGACCCTCGCACGCAACATTGCGTGGGGCGCCAGTCCACGGGGTTCCATTGCACTCGATCGTTGTGCACGTGCACGCGCTTGGTTGCATGGGCGTGACTACACGACGCCAGACGATGTGCGTGACGTTGCAGCAGATGTGCTGCGTCACCGCATCCTGCCGAGCTATCAGGCCAGTGCCGAAGGCTGGACGGGCGGCAAGCTGGTGAACGCATTGATCGAACGCGTGCCCTTGCCCTAAGGCGCACACCATGGCGACGCACGGCATTCACGACAACGCAGCCATTGGCATCACCGTGCCTTCAGTGGAGGCGCTCGTCGCTTTGCGTGCGGAAGTTTCGCGCCATCGACCTGCACGTCGCGCGCAAACCCTTCATACAGGCACCAGTCTTTCGCCACTCCGTGGGCGCGGCATGGAATATGCGGAATCGCGCGACTATGTGGCAGGCGACGATGCGAGACATATCGATTGGCGACTGACCGCGCGCACGGGCCGCGCGCATACAAAGTTGTATCAGGCCGAGACAGAGCGATTGACAGTTGTTCTTGTTGATGTCTCGCCCTCACTGTTCTTTGGTTCAAAAAAGCGATTCAAATCTGTGCAAGCAGCACGCATTGCGGCAACCGCCGTGTGGTCTGCGGTACGCGATGGCGACCGCGTCGGTGTGATCGTGCCCGGCATTCAAAGCGCGCCACGTCGCTTCGCGACAGGCTTGCGCGGCGCTTTGCCGCTGATGCATGTCATCGCGGACGCATTGCGCACACCGCAGCCGTTGGATGCGACGGCATTTGAGCGACAGTTGTTGGGTTTGCGAAAGGTGCTGCGACATGGCGCGCGTTTGGTCATCGTTGCAGATGTGCATACGGTCACCGCGATTGCATCCGAAGCATGGGCGCAATTGGCAGGTGTCGAAGTCCATGTGGTCTTGATCACCGATGCACTTGAGCAGTCACCGCCCGCCAAAACCTTACCCGCGCAATTGGAAAACACACGTGCTGTGCTTGCGCTCGACCAAAAGCCCGCCGCAGATCGCTGGCAGGCGCACTTCTCGACACCCTTGGCGGCCTTTCAAGACATCGCACGTCGAACCCATGTGCGCGTCCACGTCGTGCAAGGCGATGAAGCGGCGACAGCGTGGCTGCATACATTCCACGCGGCACAGGCGCAGGTCGCATGAGTCCGCGCGCAGAGATCGTATTGCGTGACGTACACGACGTGCCGGTGCCTTCGCTCTGGCCGCTTGCACCGGGTTGGTGGGCGATGCTTGCTTTGCTTGCAGCTATCGGCTTGGCGCTCGCACTCTGGCGTTGGCAAAAGCATCGGCGCTTGCAGCGCGCAAACGCCTTGTTTGACCACGCCTTAGCGCAAGCGACAACGCCCGCGCAGCGTTTGCAGGCCATGTCTGATTTGTTGCGTCGTGCGGCACGCAGACAACGTGCAGACGCGGACACACTGACAGGTGAGGCATGGTTGTCATTCTTAGATGCAGGACTCACCGATCAACCGTTCACCACTGCGGGCGGTGCATTGATTGAGTCGGGTCTCTATACGCCCAATCTCACTGCCGAAAGC from Lysobacter sp. HDW10 encodes the following:
- a CDS encoding DUF4381 domain-containing protein, with product MSPRAEIVLRDVHDVPVPSLWPLAPGWWAMLALLAAIGLALALWRWQKHRRLQRANALFDHALAQATTPAQRLQAMSDLLRRAARRQRADADTLTGEAWLSFLDAGLTDQPFTTAGGALIESGLYTPNLTAESVAELEVVARQRFVSWMSAR
- a CDS encoding DUF58 domain-containing protein, with amino-acid sequence MATHGIHDNAAIGITVPSVEALVALRAEVSRHRPARRAQTLHTGTSLSPLRGRGMEYAESRDYVAGDDARHIDWRLTARTGRAHTKLYQAETERLTVVLVDVSPSLFFGSKKRFKSVQAARIAATAVWSAVRDGDRVGVIVPGIQSAPRRFATGLRGALPLMHVIADALRTPQPLDATAFERQLLGLRKVLRHGARLVIVADVHTVTAIASEAWAQLAGVEVHVVLITDALEQSPPAKTLPAQLENTRAVLALDQKPAADRWQAHFSTPLAAFQDIARRTHVRVHVVQGDEAATAWLHTFHAAQAQVA
- a CDS encoding MoxR family ATPase is translated as MNVSENVLLNRFKQLQDALSSRVVGQAHLVERLLIALLADGHLLVEGAPGLAKTTAIRALAERIDAAFARVQFTPDLLPSDLTGTEIWRPQDARFEFMPGPIFHPVVLADEINRAPAKVQSALLEAMGERQVTVGRQTYPLPKLFLVMATQNPIEQEGTFPLPEAQLDRFLMHVEIGYPDATMEGEILRIARAAAREATHATPSDTVHALGQADIFAAREAVLDVHMSEALERYLVEIIMASRKPSAYDATLARNIAWGASPRGSIALDRCARARAWLHGRDYTTPDDVRDVAADVLRHRILPSYQASAEGWTGGKLVNALIERVPLP